The Streptomyces sp. NBC_00224 genome has a window encoding:
- a CDS encoding ABC transporter ATP-binding protein, producing MTIIEKTAGVPAPRAESDSTPLLEVRDLHVEFHTRDGIAKAVNGVNYTVAAGETLAVLGESGSGKSVTAQAIMGILDMPPGRIPQGEILFRGQDMLKMSGEERRKIRGQKIAMIFQDALSSLNPVLTVGYQLGEMFRVHQGASRKVAKAKSIELMDKVKIPAAAARVNDYPHQFSGGMRQRIMIAMALALEPDLIIADEPTTALDVTVQAQVMDLLAELQREFQMGLILITHDLGVVADVADKIAVMYAGRIVETAPVHELYKRPAHPYTRGLLDSIPRLDQKGQELYAIKGLPPNLLKVPAGCAFNPRCPKADDICRTDAPVLHQVTERDGAELTGRGSACHFWKETIHG from the coding sequence ATGACCATCATTGAGAAAACGGCGGGTGTACCCGCCCCGCGCGCCGAGAGCGACAGCACTCCGCTCCTGGAAGTCCGCGATCTGCACGTCGAGTTCCACACCCGGGACGGCATCGCCAAGGCCGTCAACGGTGTCAACTACACCGTCGCGGCCGGCGAGACCCTCGCCGTCCTCGGCGAGTCCGGCTCCGGAAAGTCCGTGACCGCGCAGGCGATCATGGGCATCCTGGACATGCCCCCGGGCCGCATTCCGCAGGGCGAGATCCTCTTCCGCGGCCAGGACATGCTGAAGATGTCCGGCGAGGAGCGGCGGAAGATCCGCGGCCAGAAGATCGCGATGATCTTCCAGGACGCGCTCTCCTCCCTCAACCCGGTCCTCACCGTGGGCTACCAGCTCGGCGAGATGTTCCGGGTCCACCAGGGCGCCTCCCGCAAGGTGGCCAAGGCCAAGTCCATCGAGCTGATGGACAAGGTCAAGATCCCCGCGGCCGCCGCGCGGGTCAACGACTACCCCCACCAGTTCTCCGGGGGTATGCGCCAGCGCATCATGATCGCGATGGCGCTCGCCCTGGAGCCCGACCTGATCATCGCGGACGAGCCGACCACCGCGCTCGACGTGACGGTCCAGGCCCAGGTCATGGACCTGCTCGCGGAGCTCCAGCGCGAGTTCCAGATGGGTCTGATCCTGATCACCCACGACCTCGGCGTGGTCGCCGACGTCGCGGACAAGATCGCCGTGATGTACGCGGGCCGGATCGTGGAGACCGCACCGGTGCACGAGCTGTACAAGCGCCCGGCGCACCCGTACACCCGGGGTCTGCTCGACTCGATCCCGCGCCTGGACCAGAAGGGCCAGGAGCTGTACGCGATCAAGGGTCTGCCGCCCAACCTGCTGAAGGTCCCGGCCGGTTGCGCCTTCAACCCGCGCTGCCCCAAGGCGGACGACATCTGCCGTACGGACGCGCCGGTGCTGCACCAGGTCACCGAACGGGACGGCGCGGAGCTGACCGGCCGCGGCAGCGCCTGCCACTTCTGGAAGGAGACGATCCATGGCTGA
- a CDS encoding ABC transporter substrate-binding protein, with the protein MRGATHAKWAACAVAVALAATACGGGDSGGGSGASGIVSSSWGDPQNPLEPANTNEVQGGKVLDMLFRGLKRYDPKTGAAKDMLAEKIETTDSTSFTITVKDGWTFSNGEKVTAKSFVDAWNYGANLKHNQKNAYFFGYIEGYDKTHPDKGDASAETLSGLKVTGERTFSVKLNQKFSTWPDTLGYAAFAPLPRAFFDNHSAWLSKPIGNGPYTVNSYTKGSKLEMRKWDGYPGTDKAQNGGVDLKVYTDNNTAYTDLTAGNLDLVDDVPASQLKNVKADLGDRYINTPAGIIQTLAFPYYDEAWNTPGAAKVRKGLSMAINREQITDTIFQKTRTPATDWTSPVLGADGGYKAGLCGDACKYDPAGAKKLVQEGGGIPGGQVKISYNADTGSHKEWVDAICNSVNNALGNDKACVGNPVGTFADFRNQITQNKMSGPFRAGWQMDYPLVQNFLQPLYYTNASSNDGKWTNAEFDKLVNEANAETDKAKAVDLFQKAEEVLRDQMGAIPLWYQNGSAGYSTRVSNVALNPFSVPVYNEIKVS; encoded by the coding sequence ATGCGCGGAGCCACGCATGCCAAGTGGGCCGCATGTGCGGTGGCCGTCGCCCTCGCGGCGACGGCCTGCGGGGGCGGAGACAGCGGCGGTGGCAGTGGTGCCTCCGGCATCGTGAGCTCGTCCTGGGGCGATCCGCAGAACCCGCTGGAACCCGCCAACACCAACGAGGTGCAGGGCGGCAAGGTCCTCGACATGCTCTTCCGGGGGCTCAAGCGGTACGACCCGAAGACCGGCGCGGCCAAGGACATGCTCGCCGAGAAGATCGAGACCACCGACTCGACCAGCTTCACCATCACGGTCAAGGACGGCTGGACCTTCTCCAACGGCGAGAAGGTCACCGCGAAGTCCTTCGTGGACGCCTGGAACTACGGCGCCAACCTCAAGCACAACCAGAAGAACGCGTACTTCTTCGGATACATCGAGGGGTACGACAAGACGCACCCCGACAAGGGCGACGCCAGCGCGGAGACGCTCTCCGGGCTGAAGGTCACCGGCGAGCGCACCTTCTCCGTCAAGCTCAACCAGAAGTTCTCCACCTGGCCCGACACCCTCGGCTACGCCGCCTTCGCCCCGCTGCCCAGGGCGTTCTTCGACAACCACTCCGCCTGGCTGTCCAAGCCGATCGGCAACGGCCCGTACACGGTGAACTCGTACACCAAGGGCTCCAAGCTGGAGATGCGCAAGTGGGACGGCTACCCGGGCACCGACAAGGCGCAGAACGGCGGGGTCGACCTCAAGGTCTACACCGACAACAACACCGCCTACACCGATCTGACCGCCGGCAACCTCGACCTCGTCGACGACGTGCCCGCCTCCCAGCTCAAGAACGTCAAGGCCGACCTCGGCGACCGGTACATCAACACCCCGGCCGGCATCATCCAGACGCTCGCGTTCCCGTACTACGACGAGGCCTGGAACACCCCGGGCGCGGCGAAGGTCCGCAAGGGCCTGTCGATGGCGATCAACCGCGAGCAGATCACCGACACGATCTTCCAGAAGACCCGCACCCCGGCCACCGACTGGACCTCGCCGGTGCTCGGCGCGGACGGCGGCTACAAGGCGGGGCTCTGCGGCGACGCCTGCAAGTACGACCCGGCGGGCGCGAAGAAGCTGGTCCAGGAGGGCGGCGGGATCCCCGGCGGCCAGGTGAAGATCTCGTACAACGCGGACACCGGCTCGCACAAGGAGTGGGTCGACGCCATCTGCAACAGCGTCAACAACGCGCTGGGCAACGACAAGGCGTGCGTCGGCAACCCGGTCGGCACCTTCGCCGACTTCCGCAACCAGATCACCCAGAACAAGATGTCCGGCCCGTTCCGGGCGGGCTGGCAGATGGACTACCCGCTGGTCCAGAACTTCCTGCAGCCGCTGTACTACACCAACGCCTCGTCCAACGACGGCAAGTGGACCAACGCCGAGTTCGACAAGCTGGTCAACGAGGCCAACGCCGAGACGGACAAGGCCAAGGCGGTCGACCTCTTCCAGAAGGCCGAAGAGGTGCTGCGGGACCAGATGGGCGCCATCCCGCTCTGGTACCAGAACGGCAGCGCCGGCTACTCGACCCGGGTCTCCAACGTCGCGCTGAACCCGTTCAGCGTCCCCGTCTACAACGAGATCAAGGTCAGCTGA
- a CDS encoding ABC transporter ATP-binding protein — protein MAELAKKDEAVDATPGVTDVVKKDASTTTEVEALLDVKVDRGEPILQVRNLVKHFPLTQGILFKKQIGAVKAVDGVSFDLYQGETLGIVGESGCGKSTVAKLLMTLERATAGEVFYKGQDITKMSGRALKAVRRNIQMVFQDPYTSLNPRMTVGDIIGEPFEIHPEVAPKGDRRRKVQELLDVVGLNPEYINRYPHQFSGGQRQRIGIARGLALNPEIIICDEPVSALDVSVQAQVINLMAKLQDEFNLSYLFIAHDLSIVRHISDRVGVMYLGKIAEIGSDEEIYEHPTHPYTQALLSAVPVPDPAAREHRERIILTGDVPSPANPPSGCRFRTRCWKAEERCSTEMPLLAVPERFRGQDTPAAHESACHFAEEKDVVGAA, from the coding sequence ATGGCTGAGCTTGCCAAGAAGGACGAGGCCGTGGACGCGACTCCCGGCGTCACCGACGTCGTGAAGAAGGACGCCTCGACGACGACCGAGGTCGAGGCTCTCCTCGACGTCAAGGTCGACCGCGGCGAGCCGATCCTGCAGGTGCGCAACCTGGTCAAGCACTTCCCGCTGACCCAGGGCATCCTCTTCAAGAAGCAGATCGGCGCGGTCAAGGCCGTGGACGGGGTCTCCTTCGACCTCTACCAGGGCGAGACCCTCGGCATCGTGGGCGAGTCCGGCTGTGGCAAGTCCACCGTCGCCAAGCTGCTGATGACGCTGGAGCGGGCGACCGCCGGCGAGGTCTTCTACAAGGGCCAGGACATCACCAAGATGTCCGGGCGCGCGCTGAAGGCCGTCCGCCGCAACATCCAGATGGTGTTCCAGGACCCGTACACGTCCCTGAACCCGCGGATGACGGTCGGCGACATCATCGGCGAGCCCTTCGAGATCCACCCCGAGGTGGCTCCCAAGGGCGACCGGCGCCGCAAGGTCCAGGAGCTCCTGGACGTGGTGGGCCTCAACCCGGAGTACATCAACCGGTACCCGCACCAGTTCTCGGGCGGTCAGCGCCAGCGCATCGGCATCGCCCGCGGCCTCGCGCTCAACCCCGAGATCATCATCTGCGACGAGCCGGTCTCCGCGCTCGACGTGTCGGTCCAGGCGCAGGTCATCAACCTGATGGCGAAGCTGCAGGACGAGTTCAACCTCTCCTACCTCTTCATCGCGCACGACCTCTCCATCGTCCGGCACATCTCCGACCGCGTCGGTGTGATGTACCTCGGCAAGATCGCCGAGATCGGCTCGGACGAGGAGATCTACGAGCACCCGACGCACCCGTACACCCAGGCGCTGCTCTCCGCGGTGCCGGTGCCGGACCCGGCGGCGCGCGAGCACCGGGAGCGGATCATCCTCACCGGTGACGTCCCGTCGCCGGCCAACCCGCCGTCGGGCTGCCGCTTCCGCACCCGCTGCTGGAAGGCGGAGGAGCGCTGCTCCACCGAGATGCCGCTGCTCGCGGTGCCCGAGCGCTTCCGGGGTCAGGACACCCCGGCCGCGCACGAGTCGGCGTGCCACTTCGCCGAGGAGAAGGACGTCGTGGGCGCGGCCTGA
- a CDS encoding GNAT family N-acetyltransferase, with translation MENVTAVRAATTEDAEAVCALLNAVDEIEIGAPETALNEVEEDLAKAREAWVAVEGGRTVAYAAILDAGADGGVDIDHYVLPDRQDAGLRLLDLAERRSRELAAEAGAGHAVVHLHLNAAPTMDTALLTGRGWRTVRRHNVLTRPISPGADPAPEPPAGVRLRLCADDADRRAAHRLHQETFARHFDFRPQGYEEWLRQVAPDWSLLWIAAVDGVGDAAVLITRDDREGMGWIRTLGVREQARGRGLASHLLRHAFATYALRGRDTIGLGVDTENVTGALRLYESHGMGVHYAVDTWEVRLAV, from the coding sequence ATGGAGAACGTGACCGCGGTCAGGGCCGCCACGACAGAGGACGCGGAGGCGGTCTGCGCGCTGCTGAACGCCGTCGACGAGATCGAGATCGGGGCGCCCGAGACCGCGCTGAACGAGGTCGAGGAGGACCTGGCGAAGGCGCGGGAGGCGTGGGTGGCCGTCGAGGGCGGGCGCACCGTGGCGTACGCGGCGATCCTCGACGCGGGCGCGGACGGTGGCGTCGACATCGACCACTATGTGCTGCCCGACCGTCAGGACGCGGGCCTGCGCCTGCTCGACCTGGCCGAGCGGCGCTCGCGCGAGCTCGCCGCCGAGGCGGGCGCGGGCCACGCGGTGGTCCACCTCCACCTCAACGCGGCCCCCACCATGGACACCGCGCTGCTCACCGGGCGCGGCTGGCGCACGGTGCGCCGCCACAACGTCCTGACCCGCCCGATCTCCCCCGGGGCCGACCCGGCCCCCGAGCCGCCCGCCGGGGTGCGGCTGCGCCTCTGCGCGGACGACGCCGACCGCCGGGCCGCGCACCGCCTCCACCAGGAGACGTTCGCCCGCCACTTCGACTTCCGCCCGCAGGGCTACGAGGAGTGGCTGCGGCAGGTCGCCCCCGACTGGTCGCTCCTATGGATCGCGGCCGTCGACGGCGTCGGCGACGCGGCGGTCCTGATCACCCGCGACGACCGCGAGGGCATGGGCTGGATCCGCACCCTCGGCGTCCGCGAACAGGCTCGCGGCCGCGGCCTGGCCAGCCACCTCCTGCGCCACGCCTTCGCCACGTACGCGCTCCGCGGCCGCGACACGATCGGCCTGGGCGTCGACACGGAGAACGTCACGGGGGCGCTGCGGCTGTACGAGTCGCACGGCATGGGGGTGCACTACGCGGTGGACACATGGGAGGTGCGGCTGGCGGTGTGA
- a CDS encoding ABC transporter permease, with protein sequence MGRYVIRRLLQMIPVFFGATLLIFLMVNVMGDPIAGLCGDKACDPATASRLKREFGLDKPVWQQYATYMGNVFTGDFGTAFNGQKVTELMSTAFPVTIRLTIIAILFEIVIGITLGVITGLRRGRPIDTAVLILTLVVIAIPTFVTGLVLQLLLGVEWKWIKPSVTPEAPFDELLIPGLVLASVSLAYVTRLTRTSIAENSRADYVRTAVAKGLPRHRVITRHLLRNSLIPVVTFIGTDVGALMGGAIVTERIFNIHGVGYQLYQGILRQSTQTVVGFVTVLVLVFLVANLVVDLLYAVLDPRIRYA encoded by the coding sequence ATGGGACGTTATGTGATCCGGCGTCTGCTGCAGATGATTCCGGTCTTCTTCGGCGCCACGCTGCTGATCTTCCTGATGGTCAACGTCATGGGCGACCCCATCGCGGGGCTGTGCGGCGACAAGGCCTGTGACCCGGCGACCGCCTCCCGCCTCAAGCGGGAGTTCGGTCTCGACAAGCCGGTCTGGCAGCAGTACGCGACCTATATGGGGAACGTGTTCACCGGTGACTTCGGGACCGCGTTCAACGGCCAGAAGGTCACCGAGCTGATGTCGACCGCCTTCCCCGTCACCATCCGGCTCACGATCATCGCGATCCTCTTCGAGATCGTCATCGGCATCACCCTCGGCGTGATCACCGGTCTGCGGCGCGGCCGCCCCATCGACACCGCGGTGCTGATCCTCACCCTGGTGGTCATCGCGATCCCGACCTTCGTCACCGGTCTGGTGCTCCAGCTGCTGCTCGGCGTCGAGTGGAAGTGGATCAAGCCCTCGGTGACCCCGGAGGCGCCGTTCGACGAGCTCCTGATCCCCGGCCTGGTCCTCGCCTCGGTCTCGCTCGCGTACGTCACCCGGCTCACCCGGACCTCGATCGCGGAGAACTCCCGCGCCGACTACGTCCGTACCGCCGTGGCCAAGGGCCTCCCCAGACACCGGGTGATCACCCGCCATCTGCTGCGCAACTCGCTGATCCCGGTGGTCACCTTCATCGGTACGGACGTGGGCGCCCTGATGGGCGGGGCGATCGTGACCGAGCGGATCTTCAACATCCACGGCGTCGGCTACCAGCTCTACCAGGGCATCCTGCGCCAGAGCACGCAGACCGTCGTCGGCTTCGTGACCGTTCTGGTGCTGGTGTTCCTGGTGGCGAATCTCGTCGTCGACCTCCTGTACGCCGTACTCGACCCGAGGATCCGCTATGCCTGA
- a CDS encoding ABC transporter substrate-binding protein, producing MRGAKSAKWVAGAAVVALAATACGGGDGDSKGKGGSSGGVISMEIGEPQNLLVPSNTYETEGGEVVKAVFTGLTKLNEKNEVVNDLAQSIETKDSKVWTIKLKPGYTFHNGEAVTAKSFVDAWNYGANQDNAQQTNPLFSHIAGFKDLNPGKGKKVATKELSGLKAVDDNTLQVTLETPFSAFTSQLSFSAFMPLPKVFFDNPKAFGEAPIGNGPYKMSGSFKHNDKISVVKYDKYPEASKYEVKGINFKIYSNSDTSYKDLVAGNLDIDDSIPTSGLATYKKDLGERAIDESDSGVGYIGFPLKYNEAFKNKDLRKALSMAIDRKTIAEKIFLGSRMPADDFISPIITGYRPGICGDACKLDAAKAKELYKKSGGLPNDTLEIGYNADGDHKGWIEAVANQIQQNLGIKVTAKPFEQFQTILNDLDAKKYSGGFRMGWNMDYPNAENYLRPIFSKDAIENGSNYAGYTNENFEKLLVQGDQGKTPEEAVKGYQAADDILLDEMPYIPVYFYKLNAGYSSKIKSMKIAGGDVLWDTVKLS from the coding sequence ATGCGTGGTGCCAAGAGCGCCAAGTGGGTCGCGGGTGCGGCGGTTGTTGCCCTGGCTGCGACCGCCTGTGGTGGCGGCGACGGTGACAGTAAGGGCAAGGGGGGCAGTTCGGGCGGCGTGATCTCCATGGAGATCGGCGAGCCGCAGAACCTGCTCGTGCCCTCGAACACCTACGAGACCGAGGGTGGCGAGGTCGTCAAGGCCGTCTTCACCGGTCTGACCAAGCTGAACGAGAAGAACGAGGTCGTCAACGACCTGGCCCAGTCGATCGAGACCAAGGACTCCAAGGTCTGGACGATCAAGCTGAAGCCCGGCTACACCTTCCACAACGGTGAGGCCGTCACGGCGAAGTCCTTCGTCGACGCCTGGAACTACGGCGCCAACCAGGACAACGCGCAGCAGACGAACCCGCTCTTCTCGCACATCGCGGGCTTCAAGGACTTGAACCCCGGCAAGGGCAAGAAGGTCGCCACGAAGGAGCTGTCGGGCCTCAAGGCCGTCGACGACAACACCCTTCAGGTGACCCTGGAGACGCCGTTCTCCGCCTTCACCTCGCAGCTCTCCTTCTCGGCGTTCATGCCGCTCCCGAAGGTGTTCTTCGACAACCCGAAGGCCTTCGGCGAGGCGCCGATCGGCAACGGCCCGTACAAGATGTCGGGCAGCTTCAAGCACAACGACAAGATCTCCGTCGTCAAGTACGACAAGTACCCGGAGGCCTCGAAGTACGAGGTCAAGGGGATCAACTTCAAGATCTACTCGAACTCCGACACGTCCTACAAGGACCTGGTCGCGGGCAACCTGGACATCGACGACTCGATCCCGACGTCCGGCCTGGCCACGTACAAGAAGGACCTCGGCGAGCGCGCGATCGACGAGTCGGACTCCGGTGTCGGCTACATCGGCTTCCCGCTGAAGTACAACGAGGCCTTCAAGAACAAGGACCTCCGCAAGGCGCTCTCGATGGCCATCGACCGCAAGACGATCGCCGAGAAGATCTTCCTCGGCTCGCGCATGCCGGCCGATGACTTCATCAGCCCGATCATCACCGGCTACCGCCCGGGCATCTGCGGTGACGCGTGCAAGCTGGACGCGGCCAAGGCCAAGGAGCTCTACAAGAAGAGCGGCGGCCTGCCGAACGACACGCTGGAGATCGGCTACAACGCCGACGGCGACCACAAGGGCTGGATCGAGGCGGTCGCCAACCAGATCCAGCAGAACCTCGGCATCAAGGTCACCGCGAAGCCGTTCGAGCAGTTCCAGACCATCCTGAACGACCTGGACGCCAAGAAGTACAGCGGCGGCTTCCGTATGGGCTGGAACATGGACTACCCGAACGCCGAGAACTACCTGCGCCCGATCTTCTCGAAGGACGCCATCGAGAACGGCTCGAACTACGCGGGCTACACGAACGAGAACTTCGAGAAGCTCCTCGTTCAGGGCGACCAGGGCAAGACTCCGGAGGAGGCTGTCAAGGGCTACCAGGCGGCCGACGACATCCTGCTCGACGAGATGCCGTACATCCCGGTGTACTTCTACAAGCTCAACGCTGGCTACAGCTCGAAGATCAAGAGCATGAAGATCGCCGGTGGCGACGTCCTCTGGGACACCGTCAAGCTCAGCTGA
- a CDS encoding ABC transporter permease, whose protein sequence is MPEPDFDEGAISATGAGGVGQGAIAPTGTGAAMDLAISEGATLEKTPGGPEGTGPAGKPRSLWGDAWRDLRRNPVFIVSGLIIVFLVVISLWPSLIASGNPLKCDLSKAQLSSRPGHPFGYDGQGCDVYTRTVYGARTSVTVGVCTTLGVALFGSVLGGLAGFFGGGWDALLSRITDIFFGIPVVLGGLVFLSVVTSTTVWPVIGFMILLGWPQIARIARGSVITAKQNDYVQAARALGASNSRMLLRHITPNAVAPVIVVATIALGTYISLEATLSYLGVGLKPPSVSWGIDISAASQYIRNAPHMLLWPAGALAVTVLAFIMLGDAVRDALDPKLR, encoded by the coding sequence ATGCCTGAGCCCGACTTCGACGAAGGTGCGATCTCCGCGACCGGCGCGGGCGGCGTCGGCCAGGGAGCCATCGCCCCCACCGGCACCGGCGCCGCGATGGACCTCGCCATCAGCGAGGGCGCCACGCTCGAAAAGACGCCGGGAGGGCCGGAAGGCACCGGCCCGGCGGGCAAGCCCCGCAGTCTCTGGGGCGACGCCTGGCGGGATCTGCGGCGCAACCCCGTCTTCATCGTCTCCGGCCTGATCATCGTCTTCCTGGTCGTCATCTCGCTGTGGCCGTCCCTGATCGCCTCCGGCAACCCGCTCAAGTGCGACCTCTCCAAGGCCCAGCTGAGCTCCCGGCCCGGCCACCCCTTCGGCTACGACGGCCAGGGCTGCGACGTCTACACCCGGACCGTGTACGGGGCGAGGACCTCGGTCACCGTGGGCGTCTGCACCACCCTCGGGGTCGCGCTCTTCGGCTCGGTCCTCGGCGGGCTCGCCGGGTTCTTCGGCGGCGGCTGGGACGCGCTGCTCTCCCGGATCACCGACATCTTCTTCGGCATCCCGGTGGTGCTGGGCGGTCTGGTGTTCCTGTCCGTGGTCACCTCGACCACCGTCTGGCCGGTGATCGGCTTCATGATCCTGCTCGGCTGGCCGCAGATCGCCCGGATCGCGCGCGGCTCGGTGATCACCGCGAAACAGAACGACTACGTCCAGGCGGCCCGCGCGCTCGGCGCCTCCAACTCCCGGATGCTGCTGCGCCACATCACGCCCAACGCGGTGGCCCCGGTGATCGTCGTGGCGACCATCGCGCTCGGTACGTACATCTCCCTCGAAGCCACGCTCTCCTACCTCGGCGTCGGGCTGAAGCCGCCGTCCGTCTCCTGGGGCATCGACATCTCGGCCGCCTCCCAGTACATCCGCAACGCGCCGCACATGCTGCTGTGGCCGGCCGGGGCGCTGGCGGTCACGGTGCTCGCGTTCATCATGCTCGGCGACGCGGTGCGCGACGCCCTCGACCCCAAGCTGCGCTGA
- a CDS encoding ABC transporter permease codes for MSEKTMEKAATADATVSDKAAEAEEKAAARQASLLRDGWLDLRKRPMFLISGFVIVILLALAIAPGLFTSRSPFSDGFCQLQNSMEPPSSGHLFGYDLQGCDIYTRTVFGTRNSIIVGVATTLMTTFFGALLGMIAGLRGGWLDAVLSRVTEVFFALPLIVGALLIMSIIGGGDPWSVSFILAVLGWPQVYRIMRGEVIANKHNDYVMAAKALGADTKRIAFRHVLPNTLAPVIVVTTMNLGVYISAESALSYLGIGIQHPNISWGLMISDVQDRFLTSPHALLFPAAVLSITVLAFIMLGDVVRDAFDPKMR; via the coding sequence ATGAGTGAGAAGACCATGGAGAAGGCCGCCACGGCCGACGCGACGGTGAGCGACAAGGCGGCCGAGGCCGAGGAGAAGGCGGCGGCCCGCCAGGCGAGCCTGCTGCGCGACGGCTGGCTGGACCTGCGCAAGCGGCCCATGTTCCTCATCTCCGGCTTCGTGATCGTGATCCTGCTGGCACTGGCGATCGCCCCCGGCCTCTTCACCTCGCGCAGCCCCTTCAGCGACGGCTTCTGCCAGCTGCAGAACTCGATGGAGCCGCCCAGCTCCGGCCACCTCTTCGGCTATGACCTCCAGGGCTGCGACATCTACACGCGTACGGTCTTCGGCACCCGGAACTCGATCATCGTCGGTGTGGCCACCACGCTGATGACGACGTTCTTCGGCGCGCTGCTCGGCATGATCGCGGGTCTGCGCGGCGGCTGGCTCGACGCGGTCCTCTCCCGGGTCACCGAGGTCTTCTTCGCGCTGCCGCTCATCGTCGGCGCGCTGCTGATCATGTCGATCATCGGGGGCGGCGACCCCTGGTCGGTGTCGTTCATCCTGGCGGTGCTGGGCTGGCCGCAGGTCTACCGGATCATGCGCGGCGAGGTCATCGCCAACAAGCACAACGACTATGTGATGGCGGCGAAGGCGCTGGGCGCGGACACCAAGCGGATCGCGTTCCGGCACGTCCTGCCGAACACGCTCGCCCCGGTCATCGTCGTCACGACGATGAACCTCGGTGTCTACATCTCGGCCGAGTCGGCGCTCTCCTACCTCGGTATCGGCATCCAGCACCCCAACATCTCCTGGGGTCTGATGATCAGTGACGTGCAGGACCGGTTCCTCACCTCCCCGCACGCCCTGCTCTTCCCCGCCGCCGTGCTCAGCATCACCGTGCTGGCGTTCATCATGCTCGGCGACGTGGTCCGCGACGCCTTCGACCCGAAGATGCGCTAG
- a CDS encoding ABC transporter permease, which produces MGRFVVRRILQAIPVLIGVTFLIFYLVFALKGDPIQALAGEKRADPNIAAMLREQYHLNDPKIVQYWHYISGVFTGDLGTTYTGRSISEIVSERFPITLKLALTAFGIEAVIGIVAGIFAALKKGKFLDNLVLISTLLLISIPVFVLGNVLQLEFGVKWKITPVAGVDDGWPTSYVLPAFVLASTSMAYIARLTRASMMESIRADYVRTAIAKGLPRRRVIGIHTLRNSLIPVVTFLGMDLGALMGGAIITERVFNLPGIGGQLAQSVYLRERPVVVGIVTLLVLIYLVANLVVDLLYAVLDPRIRYE; this is translated from the coding sequence ATGGGCCGATTCGTCGTGCGCCGTATCTTGCAGGCAATCCCTGTACTGATAGGCGTTACGTTCCTCATCTTCTACCTGGTCTTCGCACTCAAGGGCGACCCGATCCAGGCCCTGGCGGGCGAGAAGCGCGCCGACCCCAACATCGCGGCGATGCTGCGCGAGCAGTACCACCTCAACGACCCGAAGATCGTCCAGTACTGGCACTACATCAGTGGTGTCTTCACCGGTGATCTCGGTACGACGTACACCGGGCGCTCGATCTCGGAGATCGTCAGCGAGCGCTTCCCGATCACCCTCAAGCTGGCGCTCACCGCGTTCGGCATCGAGGCGGTCATCGGTATCGTCGCCGGTATCTTCGCGGCCCTGAAGAAGGGCAAGTTCCTCGACAACCTGGTCCTCATCAGCACGCTGCTGCTGATCTCGATCCCGGTGTTCGTCCTCGGCAACGTGCTCCAGCTGGAGTTCGGCGTCAAGTGGAAGATCACGCCGGTCGCGGGCGTCGACGACGGCTGGCCCACCAGCTACGTCCTCCCCGCCTTCGTGCTGGCCTCGACCTCCATGGCGTACATCGCGCGACTCACCCGCGCGAGCATGATGGAGTCGATCCGCGCGGACTACGTGCGCACCGCGATCGCCAAGGGCCTGCCCCGGCGCCGGGTGATCGGTATCCACACGCTGCGCAACTCGCTCATCCCCGTCGTCACCTTCCTGGGCATGGACCTGGGTGCGCTGATGGGCGGCGCGATCATCACGGAGCGGGTCTTCAACCTGCCCGGTATCGGCGGACAGCTGGCCCAGTCCGTCTATCTGCGCGAGCGTCCCGTGGTGGTCGGAATCGTCACCCTGCTCGTCCTGATCTACCTGGTGGCCAATCTCGTCGTAGACCTTCTCTACGCCGTGCTCGACCCGAGGATTCGCTATGAGTGA